Part of the Leptospira langatensis genome is shown below.
ATAAATTTGTAATATTTCCGGCAGGGTCTTTGACCGGAGACACGGTCCACTCCGCATGGTATTTGCTTCCATCCTTTCTATAGTGGATCGTGGAAGAGGAGTAGGGGATTCCACGTTGGACGCAATTTTTAAGATTTTGTAATGTTTTTCGGTCGGTGTCCCGTCCGAACATGATCTTCGCTGATTTTCCTATTAATTCCTCTATCTGATACCCGGTGAGATCGCAGAAAGCAGGATTTGCGAATACAATAGATGGTCCGTTCTCGTTTAGATTCGAATCAGTTACGAGAATTGCATCGGAAGTCTGAGAGATTATGAGTTGGAACAGTTCGGTTTCCGTACCGAACCGTAGATCTTCCTTGACCATACAGAGGAAAAAACTTACGCGAAAAAAGAGTTAATTCAACCATTTTAATACAAAAATACACAAAAATGACTTATTCTCTCGCATAACGCCTTTTTCACGAGGATTATATAATGATTTTAAGATAAAGATTTTATAAAAACATAAAGAGAGGCCCTGAATTCGCAAAGGGATTTGCGATCCTACTCAGTCGGGACATAAGGAATTTTAAAGTAACAGGTTCGAAGGAAGCTTGAAACTCATGGAATCTTCCCTAGATCCGGGGAAAAGATCCACACTCACTAAGGGATAGAATTCTCTGAGCTTACGAATGATCTCATCCACTAGGATCTGAGGGGTCGATGCTCCTGCAGTAATTCCTATCGTTTGGATCTCATTTTCTTCGATATACTCTTTGCTAAGATCTTCTAAGGAACTCACCTTAAAGGAAGAAGGTTTAGATTTCTGAGCCAATTGAAGTAAGCGTAAGGAATTGGAACTGTTATCCGCTCCTATTACGAGCATCGCGTCTATCTCTTCCATCATGGAAGAGACCGCTTCCTGTCTTTCAGTGGTAGCGTAGCAAATATCGTCTTTCGCAGGATGTTCCACACTTGGAAATAGCTCGGCGATCTTTTCGACGATCAGTTTCGTATCGGCAACCGAAAGGGTGGTTTGCATGAGATAGGTGATCGGTTTAGAGGTATCCAGTCTTCCTGAGAGCTTTTGGACATCTTCAGGAGATTCTACGAGAAACATCTCCGCTTCTCCCATGGTCCCGATGGCCTCATCATGTCCTTGGTGCCCTATGTAGATGATCTGATGGGAATCCTTATAACGGCGGGCTTTCCTATGCACCCGAGTCACGAGAGGACAGGTAGCGTCCCCGATCTTCATACTTCGTTTTTTGGCCTCTTCGACCACTTCGGGAGAAACCCCATGTGCGGAGAAGATAACAGTCGCCCCGTCCGGAGCCTCATTCAGCTCGTTAATGAATTTGATCCCTCTTTTCTTCATGTCTTCTACGACACGACGATTATGAACGATCTCCTTTCTGACATAGATCTGTTCCTGGGAATGGGACTGGACCTGTTCCACATAGGAAATCGCATATTTTACACCGGCACAAAAACCGCGGGGATTCGCGAGATAGATTCTTTCGAGCATCTTTCTTTCAGACTGGGGCAAGTCTCTATTCCGGCAAGCACTTTCAAAAAGATCCTAGGTCCTCCGAGCGCCAGGGATGCGCAGGACTTCAGTCCGGACGCGCGAATTCAGGAAGAGATGTCGAAGTGCCTACAAATACCCGCGCGGACGGATGAGGCGAATGCCGAATCCGTAGCAGCCCGGCTCTAAGCGAAAGCGCGGAGGGCGCCCAAATCCATTCCTTCCGAAACGCGACATATCCTATCTTCCTAGGAAGCATCTTTTATCTATCTATCCAGGAAAAAAGTATCTCTTCCGTTTTGGGAACCGGCCCGATTTTTAAGGGGAAGAGGTCAAGGAAGACCTCTAGGAAGATCAATTCCTCGCTTGCGAGGATTCGGATTCAAGGAGGAACCGAATGATTATTAACCACAACATCAGTGCCATTTTCGCTCACAGAACTTTAAAGTTCAATAGCGAAAGCATGAACAAAGACATTGAGAAATTGTCTTCCGGTATGCGTATCAACCGTGCAGGTGACGACGCTTCCGGTTTGGCCGTGTCCGAAAAAATGAGGACTCAGGTCGGAGGTTTGCGCAGGGCGGAGCAAAACACTGAGGACGGTATGTCCCTCATCCAAACGGCGGAAGGGTATCTGCAAGAAACCCATGAAGTCGTTCAAAGGATCCGCGTGCTTGCAGTGCAAGCGGCGAACGGTATTTATACCGAGGAAGACCGTCAACAAATACAAGTAGAGGTTTCCCAGTTGGTCGATGAGATCGACAGGATTGCTTCTCAGGCCGAGTTCAACAAGATGAAACTCCTTACAGGAGCCTTCGCTCGTTTGAATCCGACCGCAAGTATGTGGTTCCATATGGGTGCTAACATGCACCAAAGAGAGAGAGTTTATATTGAAACGATGAACACCGCGGCTCTGGGACTCAGAAACCCGACTGTTCTGACCTTCATCTCTCTTTCTACGGCGGGAAAAGCGAACTCCGTTATCGGACTCGCTGACGATGCACTAAGACTGATCTCTAAACAGAGAGCAGACTTAGGAGCTTATTACAACCGTCTGGAACATGCCGCTAAGGGGTTGATGAACGCTTACGAGAACATCCAAGCTGCTGAATCACGGATCCGTGATACTGATATGGCTGAGCAAATGACCAGCTTCACCAGATATCAGATCCTGACCCAGGCTGCTACTGCGATGCTCGCTCAGGCGAACATGAAACCACAAACCGTGCTCCAGCTATTGAAGTAATTCAATAGCGGCCTGCCGGTCCATCTTTAGCATGCTCCGGCAGGGGAGCCGCCTAGTGAATGTTGGTTCTTTCGACGGGACCACGGATTTATATTTTTTATAAATCGCCGTACGACTCTGAAGCCTAACGTTTCGTAAGAATTGTTAGGCTTTTTTTTGTCTTCTTCCTCTTAGAAGATTCTTTCGGAAGTTTTTCCATCTTGTTATTCCGTATTATCCTGGCATTCGAAACCTAGTTTTCTTCCGTTTCAATTTTCTCCGTTTTGTAACGAAACTGGATTGTAAAATTCCGGTTTTGGAATGATGAAGTAGATTGCCTTCAATTTTTGGATTACCAAAGGCAAGGCTTGTACTTCTTCTTTAAGGTTTTCATCTACAATGCGAAATTTGTTTTTCCCGCTTTTAATCCTGGTCTATCTTCTGTTCCTTCTTTTCGGTTTGGGAAGTTTTCCTCTGATCGATTGGGACGAGAATATTTACGGTGCCGCTTCTAAAGGGATGTGGGAATCCGGTGAATTTTTCAGGATCCAGGTCAATGGCCAGATATTCAGCGAAAAGCCTCCTTTTTATTTTTGGTTAGCAAACGCATTTTATGGAGTTTTTGGATTAAACGAATTTTCTACCCGTCTTCCTTCCGTTCTAAGCGGCTTACTCTCTTTTTTCATTTTAGTGCGTTTGGGAACCTCTTTGCATTCCAGGTTCTTCGGCTATGCCTGGGCATTCTTATATTCCGCCTCCTTACTGCCTCTTCTTCTGTCTAGGACCGCTTATATTGATCATCTATTCAATACGCTTATCTTACTCTCCGTGGTTTCTTTGTATTATTACGAAGAAAATGAGAAGGAAGCATTTAAAGATAGGATTCGTTGGATCTTCTCCGCCGCTTTTTTTGGGGGAATGGCTGTTTTGACTAAGGGTCCACTAGGACTCGGCATTCCTCTCATTATTTTTGCGGCAAACCGGATCTTGGAAAGAAGATGGAAGTTGAAGTTCTTCGATTTTGTCCTATTCGGATTTGTATCCTTGCTAGTTCTTTCCTTTTACTATCTCA
Proteins encoded:
- a CDS encoding flagellin, with the protein product MIINHNISAIFAHRTLKFNSESMNKDIEKLSSGMRINRAGDDASGLAVSEKMRTQVGGLRRAEQNTEDGMSLIQTAEGYLQETHEVVQRIRVLAVQAANGIYTEEDRQQIQVEVSQLVDEIDRIASQAEFNKMKLLTGAFARLNPTASMWFHMGANMHQRERVYIETMNTAALGLRNPTVLTFISLSTAGKANSVIGLADDALRLISKQRADLGAYYNRLEHAAKGLMNAYENIQAAESRIRDTDMAEQMTSFTRYQILTQAATAMLAQANMKPQTVLQLLK
- the ispH gene encoding 4-hydroxy-3-methylbut-2-enyl diphosphate reductase; translation: MLERIYLANPRGFCAGVKYAISYVEQVQSHSQEQIYVRKEIVHNRRVVEDMKKRGIKFINELNEAPDGATVIFSAHGVSPEVVEEAKKRSMKIGDATCPLVTRVHRKARRYKDSHQIIYIGHQGHDEAIGTMGEAEMFLVESPEDVQKLSGRLDTSKPITYLMQTTLSVADTKLIVEKIAELFPSVEHPAKDDICYATTERQEAVSSMMEEIDAMLVIGADNSSNSLRLLQLAQKSKPSSFKVSSLEDLSKEYIEENEIQTIGITAGASTPQILVDEIIRKLREFYPLVSVDLFPGSREDSMSFKLPSNLLL